From Cataglyphis hispanica isolate Lineage 1 chromosome 3, ULB_Chis1_1.0, whole genome shotgun sequence, a single genomic window includes:
- the LOC126848245 gene encoding midnolin homolog: MAAACYEKEVVVGAAVHHGHGHHHHHHHHHHHHHHHHGSGAVASSIGGVTGQTVLPAASTGLDDVTVVAAAAAASSGNSSSTTVNVVNPVTTSAAATAAAAAAAAATATAAAAAVAINNYKVQEYKDYSQPLHVDCSVEYELPSQAKPPPGGGEPLLMIHPCYYRRAERERRSPFVNNLPPPAAPTTAPMSASRRSGRRSGTATASATAASSGVAAVTVATAAIAIAAASSSTTTTVIPPSNNNVVSTNVVPTSVVSPTTSIASSSVAAAVVAAADSGSGLISTSHSQMSAVTMAASYRAALNVAATLSQQQQQQQSQRRHHPQQQQPNHLHHHHHRNHTHAHHHQQQQHHSQQQPQQRPVTPTASGTADLISADEKAVISGIYQHYFRAMRAHNHQHRQQQQQQQQQHCTTATHQLHHQSHQSDRSSSSSSAVTSPTSASISGILRQSYQQAYSNIAAASSSSSHHRVGTSAVVHHPYRRPSATLLSRAASHIGQQASSSSSSISSSSSIFGASNGVAAAAGVSSVYASTIHRHHASSLHALQTAAGFYETPSYHALLPQS; encoded by the coding sequence ATGGCCGCCGCCTGCTACGAGAAGGAAGTAGTGGTAGGTGCCGCCGTACACCACGGACATGGGCaccaccatcatcatcatcaccatcatcatcatcatcaccatcatcaCGGCAGCGGTGCCGTCGCATCGTCCATCGGCGGGGTGACCGGTCAGACAGTGCTGCCGGCGGCGTCTACCGGTCTCGACGATGTCACCGTCGTCGCTGCCGCTGCCGCTGCTTCCTCCGGCAACTCGTCCTCAACTACGGTAAACGTCGTCAATCCGGTGACGACGAGCGCTGCAGCTACGGCAGCTGCGGCCGCAGCCGCCGCTGCTACCGCGACCGCCGCGGCTGCCGCCGTGGCGATCAACAATTACAAGGTGCAGGAGTACAAGGACTACTCGCAGCCGCTCCACGTGGATTGTAGCGTCGAGTACGAGCTGCCGAGTCAGGCGAAACCGCCGCCCGGTGGCGGCGAACCCCTCCTAATGATCCATCCGTGCTACTATCGACGCGCCGAGCGCGAGAGGAGGAGCCCCTTCGTCAATAATCTGCCGCCACCAGCGGCACCAACGACGGCGCCTATGTCTGCCTCCCGCAGAAGCGGTCGTAGAAGCGGAACGGCGACGGCATCCGCGACCGCCGCTTCCAGCGGCGTCGCCGCCGTTACAGTCGCTACCGCGGCGATCGCGATCGCCGCTGCCTCTTCCTCGACGACAACGACGGTCATCCCACCGTCCAACAACAACGTCGTATCTACCAACGTCGTGCCTACCTCAGTCGTGTCACCGACAACGTCTATCGCGTCGTCCTCGGTTGCCGCGGCAGTGGTAGCCGCCGCGGACTCTGGCAGCGGTCTAATATCTACGAGCCATAGCCAGATGTCCGCTGTCACCATGGCGGCTTCGTATCGCGCGGCGCTCAACGTCGCGGCTACGTTATctcagcagcagcagcaacaacaatcTCAGCGGCGGCATCATCCGCAGCAGCAACAGCCGAATCatcttcatcatcatcatcatcggaATCACACGCACGCTCATCATcatcagcagcagcagcatcaCAGCCAGCAGCAACCGCAACAACGGCCCGTAACACCAACGGCTTCCGGTACAGCCGACCTCATCTCCGCCGATGAGAAGGCAGTCATATCAGGTATTTATCAACATTACTTCCGCGCCATGCGCGCCCACAATCATCAACACCgccagcagcagcagcaacagcagcagcaacattGCACCACCGCGACTCATCAGCTTCATCATCAATCTCACCAAAGCGACCGAAGTTCCTCTTCTTCATCGGCGGTCACCTCCCCGACGTCCGCGTCGATTTCGGGTATCCTACGACAGTCTTATCAGCAAGCTTACAGCAATATCGCGGCGGCGAGCTCGAGCTCGAGCCATCATCGCGTCGGTACATCGGCGGTTGTCCATCATCCTTACAGGCGGCCGTCAGCGACGTTGCTATCGCGGGCGGCCTCGCATATCGGTCAACAGGCCTCCTCTTCATCCTCCTCTATCTCCTCCTCATCGTCCATATTCGGTGCTTCCAACGGCGTCGCTGCCGCCGCCGGCGTCTCTAGCGTTTACGCTAGCACGATACACAGGCATCACGCGAGCTCCCTGCACGCCCTTCAAACCGCCGCCGGCTTCTATGAGACGCCGAGCTATCACGCTCTCCTGCCCCAAAGTTAG
- the LOC126848268 gene encoding mitochondrial intermembrane space import and assembly protein 40, with product MPLIRQEGKDTIIFASKEDHAVPSKVELPDPEPSPGLLLPNGEINWNCPCLGGMATGPCGLEFREAFSCFHYSTADPKGSDCRKVFETMQDCMLQYPALYESKGASTDDLDDETRVAEEADKKLSASNEEKKKAMVASKDEILKTTTEKKVNTSSTKQEVERTKTK from the coding sequence ATGCCGTTAATTCGCCAAGAGGGCAAAGACACAATTATTTTCGCGTCCAAGGAAGACCACGCAGTACCCAGCAAGGTTGAATTGCCAGACCCGGAGCCTAGTCCTGGTCTGCTACTGCCTAACGGTGAGATTAACTGGAATTGTCCGTGTCTAGGTGGTATGGCGACTGGGCCGTGCGGTTTAGAGTTCCGCGAGGCTTTCTCCTGCTTCCATTACTCAACTGCGGATCCGAAGGGCTCCGACTGTCGTAAGGTATTCGAAACAATGCAGGACTGCATGTTGCAGTATCCGGCGCTGTATGAAAGCAAAGGCGCGTCGACAGACGACTTAGATGACGAGACAAGAGTGGCCGAAGAAGCAGATAAGAAGTTGTCTGCTTCCAATgaggagaagaagaaagcAATGGTCGCTAGTAAGGACGAAATATTGAAGACGACAACCGAAAAGAAAGTGAACACTTCGAGTACAAAGCAGGAAGTGGAGCGAACCAAGACTAAATga